The Salvia splendens isolate huo1 chromosome 21, SspV2, whole genome shotgun sequence genome includes a window with the following:
- the LOC121784212 gene encoding nucleolar and coiled-body phosphoprotein 1-like, with protein MTDEEFEVLLNEVTRMEVGTAKMAEGLDLASEAVGEGEEAGTRNDPEGLAHQPVDEVEERQTREEEPKSVTPQPEAGESDTHIEKDETVVRTEEPEPVAPPVSKPKAVKRKLVLKSDPKEERPKPKRVSQKCLGKWTSSKAKANTAADAVEVSSEEERTTPTKPGEESLSATNLEDASTATEVVTPTPSDQGEETDKMAEGLDLASESVGHDEPRDGNAHIRVETHPTAQDKPSTQTEKRPEDDEDGNEDKYGEERKKKGKAPVTKKPSRKKQRTVNTGVVITKPDQRASPRRRDPSDSEYTASEESGSNSDVFLEDE; from the coding sequence ATGactgatgaggagtttgaggtGCTTTTGAACGAGGTGACCAGGATGGAAGTTGGCACTGCtaagatggctgagggtctagacctcgcatcggaGGCAGTAGGAGAGGGTGAAGAAGCTGGTACAAGGAACGACCCAGAAGGCCTAGCCCACCAGCCAGTAGACGAGGTGGAAGAGAGGCAGACCAGAGAAGAAGAGCCAAAGTCAGTGActccccagccagaagcagGGGAGAGTGATACACACATCGAGAAGGATGAGACCGTAGTACGAACAGAGGAGCCAGAGCCAGTGGCACCTCCAGTGTCGAAACCGAAGGCagttaaaagaaaattggtgtTGAAGAGCGATCCTAAGGAAGAACGGCCGAAGCCGAAGAGAGTGTCGCAAAAATGCCTAGGGAAATGGACTTCCAGCAAGGCGAAAGCAAACACAGCAGCGGATGCAGTGGAGGTTTcgagtgaagaagaaagaactactcctacaaaacctggggaggaatcCTTATCAGCTACTAACTTGGAAGATGCTTCGACGGCAACCGAAGTGGTCACCCCCACGCCGAGTGACCAGGGAGAGGAGACTGATAAGATGGCTGAGGGTTTGGATCTCGCATCTGAGTCAGTAGGTCACGACGAGCCAAGAGATGGCAATGCCCATATCCGCGTGGAGACCCATCCTACTGCCCAGGACAAGCCTTCAACACAAACAGAGAAGAGACCAGAAGATGATGAAGACGGAAATGAGGACAAGTACGGCGAGGAGAGAAAAAAgaaggggaaagcccctgttACAAAGAAGCCAAGCCGCAAGAAGCAACGCACAGTCAACACAGGCGTCGTCATCACGAAACCAGATCAGAGAGCCTCACCGCGCCGAAGGGATCCGAGCGACAGCGAATATACTGCCAGTGAAGAGTCGGGATCCAACAGCGACGTCTTCCTAGAGGATGAATAG
- the LOC121784214 gene encoding cell surface glycoprotein 1-like: MGKKKMARKQTTQTPPSICRDETPELQPPTEEQLPNSQPQEPIPQASAMVFLNALAEFLKQQDPNKDWAAALASFSQVGDESSTTGETPIVPTPKTNVQPTVHPPTSIPTSSTIPPEKKSPSTTAPSESSNPSPTRQQIETMDVDPLSANYDYLGECEGKSSEEQKSREEENESERTLVAEPVPQ; encoded by the coding sequence ATGGGGAAAAAGAAAATGGCAAGAAAACAAACCACTCAGACACCCCCTTCAATCTGCCGGGATGAAACCCCAGAATTACAACCGCCAACGGAGGAGCAGCTGCCGAACTCACAACCACAAGAGCCGATTCCTCAGGCTTCGGCGATGGTTTTCTTGAACGCACTAGCGGAGTTCCTCAAACAGCAGGACCCGAACAAAGATTGGGCGGCTGCATTGGCGAGTTTTAGCCAAGTCGGAGATGAATCGAGCACAACCGGAGAAACCCCAATAGTACCTACCCCAAAAACAAATGTTCAACCTACAGTGCACCCACCGACTTCCATTCCGACTTCCTCAACAATCCCACCAGAAAAGAAATCTCCCTCGACGACCGCACCATCAGAATCCTCAAACCCCTCCCCGACTCGCCAACAAATCGAAACAATGGATGTTGACCCTCTTTCTGCCAATTATGATTACCTAGGGGAATGCGAAGGGAAATCAAGCGAGGAGCAGAAGAGCCGAGAGGAAGAAAATGAATCAGAGAGAACACTGGTGGCGGAACCCGTTCCCCAATAA